Part of the Janibacter alkaliphilus genome is shown below.
GGCGATCCGCCCGGACACGTGCTCGTTGAGGTCGCTCAGCGTCAGCTCCGCGGCCTGGGCGCCGATCGTCACGTAGGCGACCGGAACCTGGCCCCAGCGCTCGTCGGAACGGCCGATCACCGCGACCTCGAGCACGTCCGGGTGCGAGGCGACCGCGTTCTCCACCTCGGCGCAGTAGATGTTCTCGCCGCCGCTGATGATCATGTCCTTCTTGCGGTCGACCACCCAGAGGTAGCCCTCCTCGTCCTGACGGACCAGGTCCCCGGAGTGGAACCAGCCGCCGTCGAAGGCGGCCGCGGTCTCCTCGGGCTTGTTCCAGTAGCCCTGCATGACGTTGGGCCCGCGGTAGACGATCTCGCCGACCTCGCCGGCCGGCACGTCACGCATCTCCTCGTCGACGACCCGCACCTGCATCGAGGGGATCGGCCGGCCCACCGACCCGAGCTTGCGGCGGGACTCGGCCCCGCGCAGCACGCAGGTGATCGGCGAGGTCTCGGTCTGCCCGAAGACCGCGACGTTGAGCGCGTCCGGGAACTGCTCCCCCATCGCCTGCAGGGTGGCGTCGCTGGCCGGCGCCGCCCCCCAGCTGATGATCCGCAGCCGCAGGTCGCGCTCGGCGATGTCCGGCTGGGCGCAGATGAGGTCCCACTGCTGGGGCACGTTGAAGACGACGGTCGCCCCCTCGGCCTCGTAGGCGTCGAGCACCGCGGCCGGGTCGAAGGCACCGAGCGGATGGATCACGGTGGTGGCGCCGACGAGCAGGTTGGCCACCGTGGAGCCGAGCCCGGCGATGTGGAAGAAGGGGGCGGTGAGGAAGCCGACGTCGGAGTCGTCGAACATCTCCATCGCCCGGATGCAGGTCAGCGCCTGGACCTGCAGGTTGCGGTGGGTGAGCATGACCCCCTTCGGCCGGCCGGTGGTGCCGGAGGTGTACATGATCAGCGCGACGGCATCCTCCGGCACGTCGGGGACGTCGATCGGCTCGTGCGCGGCGACGAGCTCCTCGAAGGGCTCGCCGGCGACCGGCTGCTCGGCCTCGCCCACGACGACGGTGGCGCCCACGGCGGCGGCCTGCTCGGTGGCCGCGAGCAGCGGCGCCAGCGGCGCGTCGACGACGACGGCCGCCGGGGTGCAGTCGGCGAGGATGTAGTCCAGCTCGGGCGGTGCCAGCCGGAAGCTCAGCGGAACCGCCATCGCGCCGAGGCTGTTGGCCGCCAGCACGGCCTCGACGAACCAGGGGTGGTTGAGGGTGAGCAGGGCGACCCGGTCGCCCTCGCCGACGCCACGCTCGGCCAGCGCTGCCGCCAGCCGACGGGAGCGGTCGGAGAGCTGGGCCCAGCTGGTGCTCTCCCCGCGGAAGCGGAGCGCGGGCCGCTCCGGGCGCATCAGGGCGTGCGTCGCGACGTGCGCGACCCAGTGGTTGCGGAACGTCCAGGCCGGGGCGGTGGTGGTGCTCGTCATCGCGGGGATCCTCCGATGCTGCGCTGCTTCGGTCTCTGCTCAGCATGCCAGCCGGACCACCCGCTGGGAAGGGGTTTTGTTAATCGCGAATCACATGGGTGCGTCTCACTGGTCGGCTGCCCGGACCACAGGCGGGCGTGGTTGACTGCCGGGCATGGGAACCCTGGGGGCCGGGCGGCGAGCCGGATGAGTCGTCGACCCGCGGCACCAGGGAGCCGCCCGCGCAACCGCAAGGAGCTCATCCTGCTGGCGGCCGGTCGAGCCTTCGCCGCCGGCGGCTACCCGGGCACCTCGATGGAGGACATCGCCCGCGCGGTGGGGATCACCGCCGCCGCCCTCTACCGGCACGTGCCGAGCAAGTACGAGCTCTTCCGGCAGTGCACCGAGGTCATGGTCGGCTCGCTCGCCGAGACGCTGGCAGAGCAGGAGGCCGACGCCGACCTGGGGCAGGTCCTGCTGGCGCTGGCCCGCACCACCGTGGCCGACCGGGCTACCGGCAGCCTCTACCGCTGGGAGGCCCGGTACCTCGACGCCGACGACCGGGCGTCGCTGCGGGCGCGCTTCGCCGAGGTCGTGGAGGGGGTGGACGCCCACGTGGGTCGTGCCGCCCCGGAGCCAGCTGCCAGCCGCAGCAGCCGCACGGCGGCCGCGCTGGGCGCGATCGGCTCGGTGACGGTGCACCGCACCAGCCTGGCCGCGCGACGCCTGGAGCGGCTGGTCACCGAGGCCGCGCTGCGGGCGGCCACCGCGGACGTCGACCTGCACGCCGACGACCGGGGAGGCGCGGGCTCCGGCGAGACGTCGG
Proteins encoded:
- a CDS encoding TetR/AcrR family transcriptional regulator yields the protein MSRRPAAPGSRPRNRKELILLAAGRAFAAGGYPGTSMEDIARAVGITAAALYRHVPSKYELFRQCTEVMVGSLAETLAEQEADADLGQVLLALARTTVADRATGSLYRWEARYLDADDRASLRARFAEVVEGVDAHVGRAAPEPAASRSSRTAAALGAIGSVTVHRTSLAARRLERLVTEAALRAATADVDLHADDRGGAGSGETSVASVLAPGAGRREQILAAAVPLFHREGFAQVTMSRIAADVGLTPSALYRHFDGKTEILAAACLQAADSLQAAVQARVDVDTAPRLALAGLAEAYVDHAFACTALTAVAEAEVLGLPEDLRRPVVQVQRDHVGLWTEQLRRHRPELEVREARVLVHAALGVVVEVGRHLHWQDSPGHRRVTRELMLRALDA
- a CDS encoding long-chain-fatty-acid--CoA ligase — translated: MTSTTTAPAWTFRNHWVAHVATHALMRPERPALRFRGESTSWAQLSDRSRRLAAALAERGVGEGDRVALLTLNHPWFVEAVLAANSLGAMAVPLSFRLAPPELDYILADCTPAAVVVDAPLAPLLAATEQAAAVGATVVVGEAEQPVAGEPFEELVAAHEPIDVPDVPEDAVALIMYTSGTTGRPKGVMLTHRNLQVQALTCIRAMEMFDDSDVGFLTAPFFHIAGLGSTVANLLVGATTVIHPLGAFDPAAVLDAYEAEGATVVFNVPQQWDLICAQPDIAERDLRLRIISWGAAPASDATLQAMGEQFPDALNVAVFGQTETSPITCVLRGAESRRKLGSVGRPIPSMQVRVVDEEMRDVPAGEVGEIVYRGPNVMQGYWNKPEETAAAFDGGWFHSGDLVRQDEEGYLWVVDRKKDMIISGGENIYCAEVENAVASHPDVLEVAVIGRSDERWGQVPVAYVTIGAQAAELTLSDLNEHVSGRIASFKLPKDLVVSREPLPRNAGGKVVKGALREQDRAAG